A genome region from Manis pentadactyla isolate mManPen7 chromosome 5, mManPen7.hap1, whole genome shotgun sequence includes the following:
- the IL2 gene encoding interleukin-2, with protein MYKVQLLSCIALTLALVANSAPTSSSTKETEQQLEQLLLDLRLLLNGVNNYENPKLSRMLTFTFYVPKKATELKHLQCLVEELKPVEGVLHLAQSKNFHLRDIKELMSNINVTVLELKGSETSFTCEYDDETENIVEFLNKWITFCQSIFSTLT; from the exons ATGTACAAGGTGCAGCTCTTGTCCTGCATTGCACTAACTCTCGCACTTGTCGCAAACAGTGcacctacttcaagctctacaaaggAAACTGAGCAACAACTGGAGCAGTTACTGCTAGATTTACGgttgcttttgaatggagttAAT AATTATGAGAACCCCAAACTCTCCAGGATGCTCACGTTTACATTTTATGTGCCCAAGAAG GCCACAGAATTGAAACATCTTCAGTGTCTAGTAGAAGAACTCAAACCTGTGGAGGGAGTGTTACATTTAGCTCAAAGCAAAAACTTTCACTTGAGAGATATCAAAGAATTAATGAGCAATATCAACGTAACTGTTCTGGAACTAAAG ggCTCTGAAACAAGTTTCACATGTGAATATGATGATGAGACAGAAAACATTGTAGAATTTCTAAACAAATGGATTACTTTTTGTCAAAGCATCTTCTCAACACTGACTTGA